In the Candidatus Nealsonbacteria bacterium genome, one interval contains:
- a CDS encoding peptidoglycan-binding domain-containing protein, which translates to MKTVKIPFYILGGLFLLLIFPGQIQAANISFASDTEVSFTGVSPIVYINSGSACDSLIVTASALNADISDASNFTLETTAHTILGATASGGTINVAIDTTYLGGGYISQWTASSTLAAATAAFSVGVSSDSDFYTIKVDGSVFSNYQAVGGTVSFTYNGGFSSKTFTINSLPRGGLVGGTTAPSTTSATTATTTTETTTVPTTKPVSEMSIEELKAEITRITALILQLQSQLSGISGEVINWDSSDFTFKNTLKFGMVLPEVKYLQLFLNSDSQTKLTDVGVGSPGDETNFFGVLTKAAVVKFQEKYASEILTPLGLTKGTGIVGKATINKINSLLGK; encoded by the coding sequence ATGAAAACAGTCAAAATTCCCTTTTATATTCTAGGAGGATTATTTCTTCTGCTTATTTTCCCTGGTCAAATCCAAGCAGCTAATATTAGTTTTGCTTCCGATACAGAAGTCAGTTTTACCGGCGTATCGCCAATTGTTTATATTAATTCCGGTTCCGCCTGTGATTCTCTAATAGTTACCGCATCTGCCCTTAATGCTGATATTTCAGACGCTAGCAATTTTACTCTGGAAACAACAGCTCATACTATTTTAGGAGCAACTGCGTCAGGCGGAACAATAAACGTGGCTATAGATACCACTTATTTAGGTGGCGGTTATATCAGCCAATGGACAGCGAGCAGTACTCTTGCTGCAGCTACAGCAGCTTTTAGCGTAGGAGTTTCTTCTGATTCGGATTTTTATACAATAAAAGTGGACGGCTCTGTATTTAGTAATTATCAAGCTGTTGGCGGAACAGTAAGTTTTACTTATAATGGTGGTTTTTCCAGTAAGACCTTTACTATAAACTCTTTACCTAGGGGTGGTTTAGTGGGAGGCACGACCGCTCCATCTACCACCTCAGCTACAACAGCTACAACCACAACAGAGACAACAACGGTTCCAACAACCAAGCCTGTTTCTGAAATGAGCATTGAAGAGTTAAAAGCAGAAATTACAAGAATTACCGCTTTGATTCTCCAGCTTCAATCTCAATTAAGTGGTATTTCGGGAGAAGTGATTAACTGGGATTCAAGTGATTTTACTTTCAAGAACACCTTGAAATTCGGGATGGTTTTACCTGAAGTCAAATACTTGCAGCTTTTTTTGAATTCTGATTCTCAGACCAAACTTACTGATGTAGGAGTTGGTTCACCGGGAGATGAAACAAATTTTTTTGGTGTTTTAACCAAAGCCGCGGTTGTCAAATTCCAGGAAAAATACGCTTCTGAGATTCTGACACCGTTAGGATTAACCAAGGGTACTGGAATTGTTGGCAAAGCGACTATAAATAAAATAAATTCACTTCTAGGGAAATAA
- a CDS encoding dTDP-4-dehydrorhamnose 3,5-epimerase family protein, producing MVGNRLIFLKANFKNILSVNKNMIKASKTKLDNVLLFQFEHFEDHRGTYAPVYHKEDYAAVMKKELGKEVEFIEDDYAFSRKNVLRGIHGDNRTWKLVTCMFGSFYIVVVNCDEKSDNFGKWESFVLSRENGKQILIPPKYGNAYLILSDEAIFHYKQSCYYQGSEKQFTYKYNDPRFNIRWPVKNPILSKRDETGI from the coding sequence ATGGTGGGGAATAGATTAATTTTTTTGAAAGCGAATTTTAAAAATATCTTATCAGTTAATAAAAATATGATCAAAGCATCAAAAACAAAATTAGATAACGTGCTGTTATTCCAGTTTGAGCATTTTGAGGACCATAGAGGGACATATGCGCCGGTCTATCATAAAGAAGATTATGCTGCGGTTATGAAAAAGGAACTGGGCAAGGAAGTAGAATTTATAGAGGACGATTATGCTTTCTCGCGGAAAAATGTTTTGAGGGGAATTCATGGAGATAATAGAACTTGGAAACTGGTGACATGCATGTTTGGTAGTTTTTATATTGTGGTGGTCAATTGCGATGAAAAATCGGATAATTTCGGGAAATGGGAAAGTTTTGTTTTATCAAGAGAAAACGGTAAACAAATTTTGATTCCCCCGAAATATGGTAACGCCTACTTGATTTTAAGTGATGAAGCAATTTTTCATTATAAGCAGTCCTGTTATTATCAGGGGTCAGAAAAACAATTTACATATAAATATAATGATCCTCGATTTAATATCCGATGGCCGGTCAAAAACCCAATACTTTCCAAAAGGGATGAAACAGGGATATAA
- a CDS encoding helix-turn-helix domain-containing protein, with translation MPEIKPNEIYTTKETQDFLKISESTIKRMLKRGIIKAYKVGGTYRIWGSEILQLISPKVESKVYKAYDHLREKTRKTIEKW, from the coding sequence ATGCCTGAAATAAAACCAAACGAAATTTATACAACCAAAGAAACCCAGGATTTTTTGAAAATTAGTGAGAGCACGATTAAGAGAATGTTAAAACGAGGAATTATAAAGGCTTATAAGGTAGGCGGAACTTACAGAATTTGGGGAAGCGAGATATTGCAGTTAATTTCTCCAAAAGTTGAATCAAAAGTTTATAAGGCCTACGATCATCTTAGGGAAAAAACGAGAAAAACAATTGAAAAATGGTAA
- the gmd gene encoding GDP-mannose 4,6-dehydratase: MEQGKTKKALITGVTGQDGSYLAELLLKKGYDEVHGIIRRSSSFHTGRIEHIYQDPHVEGIKLFLHYGDLTDTGNIEKLVNKIKPDEIYHLGAMSHVRVSFDMPEYTANTSGLGTLRILEAIKNSGLPIKFYQASSSEMFGSCPPPQNEKTSFHPRSPYACAKVFAYHTVRLYREAYGIFASNGILFNHESHRRGETFVTRKITRGIARIKAGLDKKIYLGNLEARRDWGFTPEYVYAMYLILQHSTPDDFVVATGESHSVREFLEEAFNYSGLGDWKQYVEIDPRYFRPSEVEVLIGDASKAKEKIGWESKIKFKDLVKIMVDADLKFHNLALPGEGEKVLKEKFPEKWWGID; the protein is encoded by the coding sequence ATGGAACAGGGAAAAACAAAAAAAGCTTTAATTACGGGAGTTACCGGCCAAGACGGTTCTTATTTGGCCGAACTTTTATTAAAAAAGGGCTACGATGAGGTTCATGGTATAATTCGCAGGTCAAGCAGTTTTCATACCGGTCGGATAGAACATATTTATCAAGACCCTCACGTTGAAGGAATAAAATTATTTTTGCACTACGGGGACCTTACTGATACGGGGAATATTGAAAAATTGGTTAACAAAATAAAACCCGATGAAATATATCATTTAGGGGCAATGTCTCATGTCAGGGTCAGTTTTGATATGCCCGAATATACCGCCAACACTTCAGGACTGGGAACATTAAGGATTTTGGAAGCCATAAAAAATTCCGGCTTGCCGATAAAATTTTATCAAGCCAGTTCCAGCGAGATGTTTGGTTCCTGTCCGCCTCCTCAGAACGAAAAAACTTCTTTTCATCCCAGAAGTCCCTATGCTTGTGCCAAAGTTTTTGCTTATCATACGGTCAGACTTTACAGAGAAGCTTATGGAATATTTGCTTCTAACGGCATTCTTTTTAATCACGAATCTCACAGAAGGGGAGAAACATTTGTCACCAGAAAAATAACCCGAGGAATTGCCAGAATTAAAGCCGGATTAGACAAGAAGATTTATTTAGGTAATTTAGAAGCGAGGAGAGACTGGGGTTTTACTCCGGAATATGTTTATGCAATGTATTTAATTCTTCAACATTCAACGCCCGATGATTTTGTTGTTGCTACCGGAGAGAGTCATTCCGTAAGAGAATTTTTAGAAGAGGCCTTTAATTACTCCGGCTTGGGAGACTGGAAACAATATGTAGAAATTGACCCCAGATATTTCAGGCCATCTGAAGTTGAAGTTTTGATTGGCGACGCCAGTAAAGCAAAAGAAAAAATCGGCTGGGAATCAAAGATTAAATTTAAAGATTTGGTTAAAATTATGGTTGATGCTGATTTGAAATTTCATAATTTGGCGCTTCCTGGAGAAGGAGAAAAGGTTTTAAAAGAAAAATTTCCCGAGAAATGGTGGGGAATAGATTAA
- a CDS encoding peptidoglycan-binding domain-containing protein, with product MARSNSFKKILFLALFLVFLSLPFFSFADDSLGQKKEFFIEPSYDINNRDKISATLRVSTNQIYFYVEDEWWDKFGTSKEAEIKSALISLSQFFQDKTYPILTSTFGSEWKPGIDKDNRIAVLFHSMKEEAAGYFKANDEYPKLQAQNSNEREMVYLNTKNIISPLSKIFLAHEFLHLITFNQKEKKYGVTEDTWLNEARAEYTPMLIGPDSDYQKSYLGERVNIFLDNPSDSLTEWNGGVADYGALNLFTYYLVEKYGVKILIDSLNSKETGIKSLDEVLIKNGFKDNFSRIFTDWTLAVFVNDCSFGEKYCYQNKSLKFIRVMPSINFLPFGSKSNLIVNQSTKDWSGNWVKFIGGKGILKIEFIGKSDKLFKIPYLLKDISGKYILNFLQLDENQKGEILIPGFLTEISSITLIPSAQSKTSGFSNTELETYFSWSASIVSEQELKEESDSIYLEKPLSSMTKEEISNKIVELVELINQLRSQLATLGTDKETESEVPVPFPCGRFEEDLSYGLIDSPKVNCLQEFLKSQGDDIYPEGLITGNFLSLTKSAVIRFQEKYADSILIPLGLKEGTGFVGVATRAKINELLQNKNF from the coding sequence ATGGCAAGAAGCAATTCTTTTAAAAAAATTTTATTTTTAGCATTATTTTTGGTTTTTTTAAGTTTACCTTTTTTTAGCTTTGCCGACGACTCTTTGGGACAGAAGAAAGAGTTTTTTATCGAGCCTTCTTATGACATTAACAACAGAGATAAAATAAGCGCAACTTTGAGAGTGAGTACAAACCAAATTTATTTTTATGTTGAAGATGAATGGTGGGATAAATTCGGAACAAGCAAGGAAGCAGAAATCAAATCGGCTCTTATTTCTCTTTCCCAGTTTTTTCAGGATAAAACTTATCCCATTTTAACTTCAACTTTCGGTTCGGAATGGAAACCCGGAATAGATAAGGACAATAGGATTGCTGTTCTTTTTCACTCAATGAAAGAAGAGGCGGCCGGTTATTTTAAAGCCAACGACGAATATCCCAAGTTACAGGCCCAGAATTCTAATGAGAGGGAAATGGTTTATTTAAATACAAAAAACATTATAAGCCCTTTGTCTAAAATTTTTCTTGCTCATGAATTTTTGCATTTGATTACCTTTAACCAAAAAGAAAAAAAATACGGCGTGACAGAAGATACTTGGCTGAATGAAGCCAGGGCCGAATATACTCCAATGCTTATTGGCCCTGACAGCGATTACCAAAAGAGCTATTTGGGAGAAAGAGTAAATATTTTTTTAGACAATCCTTCAGATTCTTTAACTGAATGGAACGGAGGTGTTGCTGATTACGGGGCCCTGAATCTTTTTACTTATTATTTAGTTGAGAAATACGGCGTTAAAATTTTAATAGACTCTCTCAATTCAAAGGAAACCGGCATAAAAAGCCTAGATGAGGTTTTAATCAAAAACGGCTTTAAAGATAATTTTTCCCGGATTTTTACCGATTGGACCCTTGCAGTGTTCGTTAACGATTGTTCTTTTGGTGAAAAATATTGTTACCAGAATAAAAGCTTAAAATTTATCCGAGTAATGCCCTCGATTAATTTTTTACCTTTTGGGTCCAAAAGTAATTTAATCGTTAACCAAAGCACGAAAGATTGGTCGGGCAATTGGGTCAAGTTTATTGGAGGAAAGGGGATTCTGAAGATTGAATTTATCGGAAAATCAGATAAATTATTTAAAATTCCTTATCTTTTAAAGGATATCTCCGGCAAATATATTCTTAACTTTTTGCAGCTTGATGAAAATCAAAAAGGGGAGATTTTAATTCCAGGATTTTTAACGGAAATCAGCTCAATTACTTTGATTCCTTCAGCCCAAAGCAAAACTTCAGGGTTTTCAAACACTGAACTTGAGACTTATTTTTCCTGGTCTGCCTCCATTGTCAGCGAACAAGAATTAAAAGAAGAATCAGACTCAATATATTTGGAAAAACCCCTTTCAAGTATGACTAAAGAAGAAATTTCAAATAAAATAGTCGAACTTGTTGAATTAATAAATCAGCTTAGAAGCCAGCTCGCCACCCTTGGGACGGATAAAGAAACAGAATCCGAGGTTCCTGTTCCTTTTCCCTGCGGAAGATTCGAAGAAGACCTTTCCTATGGATTAATAGATAGTCCTAAAGTTAACTGTCTTCAAGAGTTTCTAAAATCTCAAGGAGATGATATTTATCCCGAAGGCTTGATAACAGGAAATTTTCTTTCTTTAACCAAGTCTGCTGTTATTCGCTTTCAGGAAAAATATGCTGACAGTATATTAATTCCCTTAGGATTAAAAGAGGGGACTGGTTTTGTAGGAGTTGCAACCCGCGCCAAAATCAATGAACTTCTTCAAAATAAAAATTTTTAA
- a CDS encoding adenylyltransferase/cytidyltransferase family protein produces MPRNKNKKTVVAVSGGFDPIHIGHIRLFNEAKKLGDELMVILNNDNWLMEKKGFLLMSEKERKEIIESLSSVDRVIISKHRKGFKDRSVCAELASLKPDIFANGGDRDKTDAQKKSSSLSPEQALCQKLGIKMVFNVGRGGKIQSSSWLAKKFPKSIKKIFEI; encoded by the coding sequence ATGCCAAGAAATAAAAATAAAAAAACAGTTGTTGCAGTTTCCGGAGGATTTGACCCTATTCATATAGGGCATATTCGTTTATTTAACGAGGCCAAAAAGCTTGGAGATGAGCTGATGGTTATTTTAAATAACGACAACTGGCTTATGGAAAAGAAGGGTTTTTTATTAATGTCTGAAAAGGAACGCAAAGAGATTATAGAATCATTAAGTTCGGTTGATAGAGTTATAATTTCTAAGCATCGCAAAGGTTTTAAAGACAGAAGCGTGTGTGCAGAACTGGCGAGCTTGAAGCCTGATATTTTTGCAAACGGGGGAGACAGAGATAAAACAGATGCTCAAAAAAAATCTTCTTCTTTAAGTCCGGAACAGGCATTATGCCAAAAATTAGGAATTAAAATGGTTTTTAACGTCGGTCGAGGCGGAAAAATCCAATCGAGTTCTTGGTTGGCAAAAAAATTTCCTAAATCAATAAAAAAAATTTTTGAAATTTAA
- a CDS encoding flippase, giving the protein MKLEALSNVKKFLFDNTTVRQTISKNYFWLIAGAGINKLLKMVLIIYAARILGVTEYGKFSFALAFVSLFIVFHDFGLPATITREFAREKEKEKEFYSVLSFTALLAVVALTLILSGSFFITQDPGIRIIILILALFSLINGFAVVFYAFFQARQRMEYQMWAETLQSILVVGMGLFVLFKMPSVENFSYSYLFAAIISFIFVLFFFNFKIFPLRICWEKSVWKKFFIMALPLGLAGSFGSLYSYTDSVIMGYLGMINETGWYNAAYRISFTAFIFIGLISSSFYPVLSENFRKSKEMLQKVWNYEIEIIIILVFLFVTGGIVLASKIINFAYGPAFFPSILAFQILIVTTGITLFYTTLKDLLIVANLQKKFFIAIAAGAIINIILNLILIPRYSLYGSAVATTITHSLILITLAIFILKYTSIRLSIRKVGLTALISLISSFAMYFIISRPEIYNLNVFISIIIGAAIYFLAFFSLRYSFKKLLLCLN; this is encoded by the coding sequence ATGAAATTAGAGGCTTTAAGCAATGTTAAAAAATTTTTATTTGACAACACCACGGTCAGGCAGACGATTTCCAAGAATTATTTCTGGCTGATAGCTGGAGCGGGAATTAATAAATTATTGAAAATGGTTTTGATAATTTATGCCGCCCGAATTCTCGGAGTTACCGAATACGGAAAATTCAGTTTCGCATTGGCTTTTGTTTCATTGTTTATCGTTTTTCATGATTTCGGTTTGCCGGCTACCATTACCCGAGAGTTTGCCAGAGAAAAAGAGAAAGAAAAAGAATTTTATTCCGTTCTTTCTTTCACGGCTTTACTGGCGGTGGTGGCGTTGACTTTAATTTTATCGGGTTCTTTTTTTATAACTCAAGACCCGGGCATAAGGATAATAATTTTAATTCTAGCTCTTTTTAGCCTGATCAACGGTTTCGCAGTGGTTTTCTACGCTTTTTTTCAGGCGCGGCAAAGAATGGAGTATCAAATGTGGGCTGAAACATTGCAATCGATATTGGTAGTTGGAATGGGTTTATTCGTTCTTTTTAAAATGCCTTCGGTTGAAAATTTCAGTTACAGTTATCTGTTCGCGGCGATTATTTCTTTTATTTTTGTTTTGTTTTTTTTCAATTTTAAAATTTTTCCGTTAAGAATTTGTTGGGAAAAATCAGTTTGGAAAAAATTTTTTATCATGGCTTTGCCTTTAGGTTTAGCGGGCTCTTTTGGTTCCCTTTACAGTTATACCGATTCGGTAATCATGGGTTATCTTGGCATGATTAACGAGACGGGCTGGTATAACGCGGCGTATAGAATTTCTTTTACAGCATTCATTTTTATCGGCTTAATTTCTTCAAGTTTTTATCCCGTTTTGAGTGAAAATTTTAGAAAATCAAAAGAAATGCTGCAAAAAGTCTGGAATTATGAGATAGAAATAATAATTATTTTGGTATTTCTTTTTGTTACCGGCGGGATAGTTCTCGCTTCAAAGATTATTAATTTTGCTTACGGGCCGGCCTTTTTCCCTTCAATCTTAGCTTTTCAAATTTTAATTGTTACTACGGGGATAACCTTGTTTTACACAACCTTGAAAGATTTATTAATCGTCGCCAATTTGCAAAAAAAGTTTTTTATCGCCATCGCCGCGGGGGCGATAATAAATATTATTTTAAATTTAATTCTAATTCCGCGTTACAGCCTTTACGGTTCGGCGGTTGCCACAACAATAACCCATTCTCTGATTTTAATTACGTTGGCCATTTTCATTTTAAAATATACTTCTATTCGGCTTTCCATCAGGAAAGTCGGGTTGACCGCATTAATTTCGTTAATTTCAAGTTTTGCGATGTATTTTATTATTTCCCGACCCGAAATTTATAATCTTAATGTTTTTATTTCTATTATTATCGGGGCTGCCATATACTTCTTGGCATTTTTTTCTTTAAGGTATTCATTTAAAAAGTTACTTTTATGTCTAAACTAA
- a CDS encoding SGNH/GDSL hydrolase family protein yields the protein MSKLKIITIVGDSLSMVRSGKEIFNFYQDTYPFLLQELLWIDNYLVVLRSRIRNNVLTESLKENLEEDVLFNNSRYVVLHLGIVDCAPRAFSLMQERILYVFSQTSVLKYFSRLAWWFQSRYRRFFTKYFPKTYVSEEEFREKFSFIVREIKNKAKPKKVFVINIADTNDKNKLKSFNFEKNILNYNKIIEDLVAGNKDFCELIDLYSQTKNKKEFLWEDGIHLMKGAHDYLAQTLCEKIKKEEQLNQ from the coding sequence ATGTCTAAACTAAAAATTATTACAATAGTCGGTGATTCACTGTCTATGGTCAGGTCCGGCAAAGAAATTTTTAATTTTTATCAAGACACGTACCCTTTTTTATTACAAGAATTGCTTTGGATTGATAACTATCTTGTGGTTTTAAGAAGCCGCATAAGAAATAATGTTTTAACCGAATCCCTGAAGGAAAATCTCGAAGAAGATGTTTTGTTTAATAACTCCAGGTATGTCGTTTTGCACTTGGGGATTGTCGACTGCGCACCGAGGGCGTTTAGTCTAATGCAGGAAAGAATTTTATACGTTTTCAGTCAAACATCGGTTTTAAAATATTTTTCAAGATTAGCTTGGTGGTTTCAGTCAAGATACAGAAGATTTTTTACAAAATATTTTCCAAAAACTTATGTTTCAGAAGAAGAATTCAGGGAAAAATTCAGTTTTATTGTTCGGGAAATTAAAAATAAGGCAAAGCCTAAAAAAGTTTTTGTTATAAATATCGCCGACACAAACGACAAGAATAAATTAAAATCTTTTAATTTTGAGAAAAATATCTTAAATTACAATAAAATTATCGAAGATTTGGTTGCGGGAAATAAAGATTTCTGTGAACTAATAGACTTATACTCTCAAACAAAAAATAAAAAAGAATTTCTTTGGGAAGACGGCATTCATTTGATGAAGGGAGCGCACGATTATTTGGCGCAAACTTTATGCGAAAAAATAAAAAAAGAAGAGCAATTAAATCAGTAG
- a CDS encoding methyltransferase domain-containing protein, with translation MKITIEKIKRKSIEMPRNFFLFKVGPILRFLKKRPLPENSDRKILIHIGCGDFNDSRYINVDTRSGWHIHHKDSVENINKIFPENYADLIYACMVLEHVSYLKLSEVFKNLYKSLKTGGVLRVSVPNFDVILEMYKETKSIEGITPPLMGGQGYADNFHYSVFNEKFLRELFVKNGFKDVKSWIPGAALYHNFNDWSGRRFPLGGKEWEISLNIEAVK, from the coding sequence ATGAAAATAACAATAGAAAAAATTAAAAGAAAATCTATTGAAATGCCGAGAAATTTTTTCTTATTTAAAGTAGGGCCTATTCTTCGTTTTTTAAAAAAACGTCCGTTACCCGAAAATTCCGATAGAAAAATTTTAATTCATATAGGTTGCGGAGATTTTAACGATTCAAGATATATCAATGTGGATACCAGGTCGGGATGGCATATTCATCATAAAGATTCAGTCGAAAATATCAATAAAATATTTCCCGAAAATTATGCCGATTTGATATATGCCTGCATGGTTTTGGAGCACGTGTCTTACTTGAAGCTTTCTGAGGTTTTCAAAAATTTATACAAATCATTAAAAACCGGAGGAGTTTTACGGGTGTCCGTTCCGAATTTCGATGTTATTTTAGAAATGTATAAAGAAACAAAGTCCATCGAAGGAATCACGCCTCCTTTGATGGGAGGACAAGGATATGCCGATAATTTTCATTATTCGGTTTTTAATGAAAAATTTCTAAGAGAACTATTTGTAAAAAACGGCTTTAAAGATGTAAAGAGTTGGATTCCGGGCGCGGCTCTTTATCATAATTTTAACGATTGGTCAGGAAGAAGGTTTCCCCTCGGAGGCAAGGAATGGGAAATCAGTTTAAATATCGAAGCTGTAAAGTAA
- a CDS encoding DegT/DnrJ/EryC1/StrS family aminotransferase, with translation MQKKIIPQTEPFLGKEELKEVSDCIKAKWISGGPKLKKFQEKIAKICGVKHAIGVCNGTQALYVGLKILGIGSGDEVIVPDFTFIASANAVIWAGGTPVFVDIDAKTFNINPEKIEEVITPKTKAIMPVHIYGQSADMGRIMEIAKKHNLFVIEDAAQGIMVSFQGKPVGGFGDVGCMSFYADKVLTTGEGGMVLTNNDELFKKATILLNQGRTGRGWYIHDYMGYNFRLTDLQAAVGLAQIKKLPDIISKRNKIEKLYQKYLAGVKGIKFPYVDPRGKRVPWRMIILVEKPKELSEFLDKEGIKTVRTFYPLHLQPCYNIAGDFPNSFFAYEKILRLPSATALTEREVRYVCDKIKLFFKKTGKK, from the coding sequence ATGCAAAAAAAAATCATACCCCAAACCGAACCCTTTTTGGGCAAAGAGGAGTTAAAAGAAGTTTCCGATTGCATAAAAGCCAAATGGATAAGCGGAGGCCCTAAACTGAAAAAGTTTCAGGAAAAAATTGCAAAAATTTGTGGTGTAAAACACGCAATCGGGGTCTGCAACGGAACCCAGGCTTTATATGTGGGATTAAAAATTTTGGGGATTGGTTCCGGAGACGAAGTAATCGTTCCCGATTTTACCTTTATTGCTTCGGCGAACGCGGTAATTTGGGCCGGAGGAACGCCGGTTTTTGTCGATATTGATGCAAAAACTTTTAACATTAACCCTGAAAAAATCGAAGAAGTTATAACCCCAAAGACAAAAGCCATTATGCCGGTTCATATTTACGGCCAGTCGGCCGATATGGGCAGGATTATGGAAATTGCCAAGAAACATAATTTATTTGTGATTGAAGATGCGGCTCAGGGGATTATGGTAAGTTTTCAGGGGAAACCGGTGGGGGGATTTGGCGATGTCGGCTGCATGTCTTTTTATGCCGATAAAGTTCTGACAACAGGCGAGGGTGGAATGGTTCTGACAAATAACGATGAATTATTTAAAAAAGCCACCATTCTTTTAAACCAGGGCAGAACCGGCCGGGGATGGTATATCCACGACTACATGGGTTATAATTTTCGTTTAACCGACCTTCAGGCTGCTGTCGGCTTGGCTCAGATAAAAAAGTTGCCTGACATTATCAGTAAAAGAAATAAAATAGAAAAACTTTATCAAAAATATTTGGCCGGAGTAAAAGGCATTAAATTTCCATATGTTGATCCTAGGGGGAAAAGAGTTCCCTGGAGAATGATTATTTTGGTTGAAAAGCCAAAAGAGCTTTCGGAATTTTTAGATAAAGAAGGTATTAAAACCGTCAGGACTTTTTATCCGTTGCACCTTCAGCCTTGTTATAATATCGCCGGTGATTTTCCTAATTCTTTTTTTGCCTACGAAAAAATTTTGCGGTTACCTTCCGCGACCGCTTTGACCGAAAGGGAAGTTCGGTACGTTTGCGATAAGATTAAATTATTTTTTAAAAAAACCGGTAAAAAATAA